Below is a genomic region from Flavobacterium ginsengisoli.
TTTCTCGATAATTCGTCTAGCGATAGCATGATATAAAATAATATCTGAACCCGGAATAATCTGCAAATGTAAATCGGAGAATACGGCAGTATCTGTTCGTCTTGGATCTATGCAGATTATTTTAGTTTTCGGATTTTTCTCTTTGTGTTTTTCCAATCTTCTGAAAAGAATAGGGTGGCACCAAGCAGGATTTGCTCCTGTAATTAAAAAAGTATCTGCCAATTCGATATCGTCGTAAGCAATGGGTACAGAATCTTCTCCGAAAGTTTTTTTGTACCCCACAACAGCAGAACTCATGCAAAGTCTGGAATTGGTATCGATGTTATTGGTTTTGAAATAACCTTTTACCAGTTTATTGACTAAGTAATATTCTTCGGTTAAACATTGTCCAGAAATATAAAAACCAACGCTGTCGGGTCCGTGTTTTTTTATAATAGAAGTAAAAACTGCAGCAGCGCGATCAAGAGCTGTATCCCAACTCACGCGTTCGAGCGGATAATTTTTACTGCCTCGCATTTCTGGATATAAAATTCTGTCGGAAGTATCGTTAACTACGTAGTGCAGATTCATTCCTTTAGAACACAACATTCCTTTGTTTACAGGATGATTTTTATCGCCTTCGACCATTACACCATTTTTAGCATCGTTAGTCACGATTATACCGCAGCCAACGCCACAGTAGGAACAGGTAGTTTTGATCTTAGTACTTTGCATCGTTTCTCGGTTTTAAATAAATCACTTACTTAAGTTGAGACAAAAATAAGTATTTTTTAAGTATTAATACTTAATTTTTGGTTTATTTTTTTACTTTTGATAAAAAGAAATGAGGAACAACAAATTAGTTTTGAATGTGCTAAAAATTAGAACTCATGAAAGAAGAGCAAGCAGTATGTTATTCCTGTACAAATGAGAATTGTTTTATAAAGAAACACTTGCATTTACATCAGATGGCAACTTATATTTCTAAAAAACAGAATATAATCTGTAAAAAATCTAATCGTTTTATTACCGAAGGTGCACCATTGCAAGGACTTTACTTTATATGTAAAGGAAAAGCCAAAACGGTAAAAACAGGAATTAACGGTCGTGAACAAATCGTTCGTTTAACCACAAACGGAGATATTATTGGTTTCCGTGGATTTGGAACGAGCAAACGCTATTTGATTGGCGCCTATGCTCTTGAAGATACTGTTTTGTGTAATTTTAGCAATGAAACCATGATGGAAATTTTACAGCACATTCCAGAATTCACATATGCTTTAATGTTATTTTATGCCGAAGAATTAAACAAAAGTGAAAATAATATTCGCAAGATCGCTCACATGAATGTTCGCGAACGTGTAATTGATTTGTTGCTTTATATTCATCGTAAGTTTGGACAAAAGAATGGTTTGATTGATATAGAGCTTTCGCGAAAGGAAATCGCAGATTTTGCAGGAACAACAGAAGAACAAGCGATTCGGATTCTATCAAGTCTTAAAAAAGAAGCTTTGATTAAAACCGAAGGGAAACGTGTTGGAATTTTGGGAATTTCAGAATTGCGATCTGAAATTATGGAGCATAAGTATTTTTAATCTAAGGTTCTAAGTTGCTAAGATTCTAAGATGCTAAGATGCTAAGGTTTTATGTTGATGTAAAAATTTTGATTTTTTTGTAGAGACGCACTGCAGTGCGTCTTTACCGCATGCGTCTCCGTCGAGTGTAATTTATTTTTTTCTGCCAATAAATCGAATTACAGAACCCGTTCCGTTATGAAATAAGCCTTCACTGAGTTCGATTTCTTTTTCTTCTAATTCAATGATTTCATAATTTGGAAAATCAGCTTTGATTTCTTCTATTGAAAAAAGAGATTCAATGTCTTTTGGTCCGCCTACTTTTTCATTTTTGGTAACATATTCTAAATGTTTTTTGCTGAACGCTT
It encodes:
- a CDS encoding Crp/Fnr family transcriptional regulator — its product is MKEEQAVCYSCTNENCFIKKHLHLHQMATYISKKQNIICKKSNRFITEGAPLQGLYFICKGKAKTVKTGINGREQIVRLTTNGDIIGFRGFGTSKRYLIGAYALEDTVLCNFSNETMMEILQHIPEFTYALMLFYAEELNKSENNIRKIAHMNVRERVIDLLLYIHRKFGQKNGLIDIELSRKEIADFAGTTEEQAIRILSSLKKEALIKTEGKRVGILGISELRSEIMEHKYF